GATCGGTTTCCTCCAGCAATTGCAGTGCTCCGATTACGCCATTTAGCGGGGTTCTGATTTCATGACTCATATTGGCCAGAAATTCTGATTTGGTTCGACTGGCAGCCTGCGCCTTTTCACTGGCTATACGCAGTTTTTCGGAGATGGCCGCACGCATTTCCACTTCACGATGGAGCTCGCTGGTGCGTTCTTTTACCCGTTGTTCCAAAAGATTGCGCTCCAATCGAAGCTCCCGCAGAAATCGCAATCGATCCAGTTGCACAACATGCAGAATGTAGCCGCAGACAAGTACAATTGTCAGGTATAGCTGTACTGCCAGCCACGAGCTGTCATTCAGGTCGGCTACAAATTGTAGTGTGATAATTAGAGCCGAGATGGATACCAGGGTGAACGCCAGGCAAACCCGCGGTGTAGCTCCGCGAAAGGCGATCCACAAGATGAGCGGCATGGTGACCAGAATCGTTGAATAATGACCATAAAGCTCGGACATGCTGGAATGATTGAACGCCCAAACCAGCACAATCGCTGTTAAACAGATCGCCCCGTCTATTGTCGTCTCTCTTTTATTATCAAAAGACGCTGGTAATTTCATTATGTAGAAAAGGAGGGGGGCAAGGATCAGGCAGCCCGAATAATCGCTTAAGCTCCAGCGCCAGAACAAGGGTATGGCTTGAGCGGGTGAGAGATGGAAGTGTATGCTCAGGACACAAACGCCGATTATTGCAGATGCAATAGAAAGGGTTCCCAGTCCTGCCAGCAGGAAGGCCAGAGCCGAGCGGGTATCCTGAAAAATATCATCGGATTTACTGATCTGTCGCTCTATTTTTACACCCATCCATGCTGCGACGGCGTTCCCGACAGCGGGAATGTAAAAGATGGATGGCGCATCTAGAAATAGGAAGCTGCGAAGGGCATCCGCAACAAAGATGGCAATCATCGCCGATGCCCCATGTCGCCGCACAGCCCAATAACTGACCGCTGCCACCGGCCATACAGAAACAATGTTGTGCGTTGCAAAACCCACTCCAAAGGATAAGCAAATAATTAAAAACGAAACAGCAGTCACGATGATTAATTCAAAAATTTTGCGGGATGTTCCAATGGCTGACTTCATAAGCATCTACCTCAATCCTATCGCTACCGATAATCAATTACTCAGGCATATTGGAACAATTATTACTTCGCGTAAAGCATGCAATCATTATTGAATAAGGGACATTCCCATATTTGTTTTTATATTGACAAGCACTACGCATTTTGATGATGTACCGCGTATGAGAAGGAAACGTATTAAGCGGGATGAACTGGCATGCTATCACCTGGTTAACAGAGTGGTGATGCGGCAGATGCTATTGGGGGTTGATGAGAAAAAGGAGCTTTACAGGCTGATTCGGAACGTTGAGGGATTCACTGGGGTGAAGGTTTTAACGTATGCACTGATGACGAATCATATTCACATTCTGGTGGAAGAACCAGATTCTGAGACGGAGATTACGGATCAGGAACTGTTGGGGCGATTGCGGTGTTTATATGGATCTGTGGGATTGAAGGAGATTGTTGAACGCTGGGAATTGTGGGAAGAACGCGGGGAGTCGGATGCGGTGGAAGAAGATAAAATGCGTTTTCGTCGTCGAATGAATGATATTTCGGAGTTTATGAAGCAGATTAAG
Above is a genomic segment from Spartobacteria bacterium containing:
- a CDS encoding response regulator codes for the protein MLMKSAIGTSRKIFELIIVTAVSFLIICLSFGVGFATHNIVSVWPVAAVSYWAVRRHGASAMIAIFVADALRSFLFLDAPSIFYIPAVGNAVAAWMGVKIERQISKSDDIFQDTRSALAFLLAGLGTLSIASAIIGVCVLSIHFHLSPAQAIPLFWRWSLSDYSGCLILAPLLFYIMKLPASFDNKRETTIDGAICLTAIVLVWAFNHSSMSELYGHYSTILVTMPLILWIAFRGATPRVCLAFTLVSISALIITLQFVADLNDSSWLAVQLYLTIVLVCGYILHVVQLDRLRFLRELRLERNLLEQRVKERTSELHREVEMRAAISEKLRIASEKAQAASRTKSEFLANMSHEIRTPLNGVIGALQLLEETDLDTKQQELVKISGSCGKGLLNIINDILDLSKIEAGKLKIAQTPLNIRSHASEVIEGLKAAVRNDQVEIALKSAPDFPETIIADGVHIRQILYNLVGNALKFTKKGSIMVSIALDPTVGAGMDTELILQVKDTGIGISADRMKDLFTPFTQACENTSEAIKGTGLGLCIVQRLTQLMGGNVIMQSAEGKGTTVTVRTKTHIPLQQIDASASSLMTDSHESDIVPPLRILLAEDNKVNRYIIQKYLTARGHTVVTAENGVQVLERLAESVFDCIFMDIQMPVMDGVEATKAIRNHNQGAFKPDIPIVAMTAYATTSDRDRFVVAGMDNYITKPVDFKVVFQALATIAATISKTTANK